The Fervidicoccus fontis Kam940 DNA window GAGCTTGTAACCCCAAAAACCCTAGAAATTAACTCGGCCTCCTTCCTCGGATCCTCAGGAGTTGTTACTAAAACTCTGCCAGGGATAACTCTTACAATCGATCTTTCGAATCCATTAGATTTCAAAGCATTTTCGATATTCTTTGCTAAAATTGATTGCATTCTTCCCCTTGTAATTTTTCCCTTTATGCCTATTTCTCCAAATCTTGCTATAATACAGTTTGCATCCATTTTTTTCCAACTCATTGATATAAGTATATTATAAAACTTTATAATTAAAAAAATAAAAAATATTGAGTTTGAAAGGTGGCTTGCTTGAGTGAAGATGACAGAAGCAGAAAGATATTCTATATATTGGGAATAAGTGGGCTACTAGCTGTAATATTCTTAATAGGCGCAATAGTATATGCTGAAATAGACACTCCATCTTTAAAGCCTATGTATTCGCAGCCTGGACTTAAGCTTGATTATTTAATGAACGTCAGCTTTGGTAATTTTTCAGTACAGTATGTTAGAATTGAAACGGTTGTAAGTAGATATCCTCCTTATAACTATACAGTGAATGTAATTGTTGCAAACACAACGCAGTTCCCTCCTCCACCTAGAACGATAGAATATAACAATAACGTCACATTTCCGATGGGAAACGGATATGCAATGGAAGGGTTGCAACTAAATTCTCTAGTTCCAATCGGCACTGTAGATTACGAGCTGAATGGAGTTAAAATTTTAGGTGAAAGGTTTCTTGACCCACAAACAGGTTCAATAATAACAGTTGATCTCGATAAGGGGATAATTTTAGAAGTGAGATACTCTTACTACGGAGTGCTTAACGATATAAAACTTATTGACATGAGCGGGGGCTCTCTTTCTTATGCCTGGTCTCGCTAGGGTGCACATAAAAGTCTACGGCATAGTTCAAGGGGTTTTTTTCCGCTCCTTTACTAGGAAAGTAGCAAAAGAATTGAACGTAAAAGGATGGGTAAGGAACTGTATTGATGGCAGCGTAGAGATAGTCGCAGAAGGGGAAGAAGACGCTCTGTTTAAACTAATAAATGAGGTAAAGAAGGGCCCCCCTGCTGCTGTGGTAGAAAATGTAGATGTAAGCTGGGAGGAGTATAGAGGTGAATTTGACGATTTTGTGATCATTAGGTAGATTTCTCATTGCGATGGAAGTTTAAACTCTCTTATGGAATAATGATTTTATTTTAAAGCAAATTACACATGCACTAAAGTGTATAACGAAAACTCCTCATTTATTCTCCCGAATTTTATAGTATTTAAATTTTGAAAAGCACTTTCCTAGGGTCAATTACATTTTTGGTAATATAATCGTCAATAGCATGTTTAATTCTTCTCAGAAGACTTCTTCTCATTGATAAAGGGAGCTTTTGGTATATTGTTAAGAGATTATATTGTAGTTTAAGTTGATCGGAAAGCTCTTTGAAGTCTGCGTGGTTTATTACAGTGTTGTAAGCTTTATTGAAGTCCCTCAATTCGATCAGAAATTTTCCCAATAGTGAGGACTGAACATATGAAGGTCTTATTCCTTCTCCAGTTAGAGAAAAGACTGTTCCGTTAGCTTCTCCAATCGTATAGCCAAAAGTATATATGGGCTTAGCTCGATATTGAAGAGTTATTAGCGATGTCTTTATGTTCAAAATTCTTAAGTTTCTAAATTTTTTATTCATAAACTCCATTAGCTTGCTTGTAGGGTTCTTTATCAGCAAAGACCCATATCCAACGTTTATTAATTTTCCAGCACTGGGAAAAACCCAGTAGAATCCTATATTTTCTGCGTCAAAAATCAGTTTTACTTCACTTTCAAGAGAAAGATCTGAGGAAATAATCGCTCTAGCTATAGGTATTTTCCTCAACTTATTGAATGAAAATGGACCAGTAGCATCTATAACTAGATCCTCGCTACCATTTTTTTCTTTAAATGGATTTACTTTTTCGTAAGAAAGCAGTATACCGCTTTTTTCTGCATACCTTCTGTGCTCTTCAATCCACTTCCTTTTATCTATGATGAACCATTTTCCTGAGGAGTAATGTCTTTCTTCTATTAAATTTTCTCCGTCGTAAATGTAGAAGTCTTTTATTTCGTGCAATATTTCTGGTTCAACATAATAGATATTCATGTTTAAGTTCAGAAGCGCCTCTCCGCATGGCTTCTCATAATTTCTCTCTCCATCATATACTTTTATTTTTTCATCTTTTCTACTGTTGATAAGGTAGCTTATTGCAAATGAAATGCCAGAGGGTCCTCCTCCCACTATTTTTATCATAATCAACCACTCCTTTTAAATATGTTTTTGAAAAATTTATAAGCTTAAATAACAAGAGAAAAGAGTTGACTTTTAATAAAAGGTGAGTTAGTGTGTCAGTAGGAAAGGTCAAAGGAATTAACACTCACGGACATTTAGGATGGGTTATGAAAAAGTGCAGGATCTGTGGCAAACATCTTGATGTAACGAGGAACATTGTTTATAAGTGCCCTAACTGTGAGAAAAAATATGATGCTTACTTCTGCGAATCAGATGCAAAGGTCCTGCACTACAGATGCCCATACTGCCACGGTCAGCTAGTTCTCTTCTCAGAGAAACCCGGTTGAAAGTTATGCCAACAAGGAGTATATGGCTAAATAACTACGAAAGGGTTACAGAAGTTTTTTCTCCAGAACTCAATACTTATGTATACTTTATTGATATCTTCAAGCAATGTAAAGTGCTTAAAAATTTAGAATGTAAAGAAATATCTTCAACAGAGGGAAAACTTTCATTATTTAGTTGTGAGTTAAAAGTGGAAGCAATAAATTCGGCCGTAAGCCTAGAAGTTTTAGTTGATTCAGAACACGATATTACTCAGGCGATAAGCGTACACTTTTCTAGAAGTCTTCCCCTCGATCCTCAGCTTTTAATGAAAGTAAAAGAAGAAGTGAGCATTTTCTTAGACAAAAATTGTTGAACGATATAAAAATTTTCCTTTAGGATTTATTACTTTTCTATATAGACAATGTTGTCTAGCTTTATAGCACCTTCCCCCGGAGGAGGGTACTCGTATGATATGTATTTTAATTTATGCAAAGCCTTCAAGTCTTTTTCTGCTTCTTTTAATTCTTGCGGAATGTAGACAACTTTTGCTATCTCATCTGAGAACTTCAGTCCATTCTGTTTTTTATACTTCCATATATCACTATTAACTTTAACCATCAAATCGATTATTTGTGTTAATTTATCATTAATGCCTTCCTCCGCATTAATTTCTTGAGTTAATGATGCTTGATGTATGCTTCCGCAATTTTTCATAAGCCTCCAAATCTCATCAGAAATAAATGGCATTATTGGGGCAGTCATTAGCAGGATTGTTCTTAATACTAAATGCAATGTGGCCCAAGCAGATTCCTGATCTTCTTTGCTCCATTCATTGTTTAAATTATATGCCCTCTGCTTCACTAGTTCTATATAATTGCTTGCAAATATATCCCAAGTAAAGCTGTAGACTAAGTTAGAAGGTTCATAAGTATCCATTTCTTTGAAGCTACTTATATACTTCCTAAGTGTCATTTTTGTATATTCTAAAATTGCTTTATCAATTGTATTCTTTCCAGCTTTTTCCTTTCCAGGATCTGGAAACCTAGATATGAACCTTGAGATATTCCAAAGTTTTGTAGTAAATAGAAGACCTGTTTTTAAGAGGTTTGGATTAAACCTGTAGTCATATCCTACTTTAGCTGCTGAAGCAGCCCAAAATCTAAATGCATCAGCGCCATAGCTTTCAATTACCGGAAACGGGTCTATTACATTTCCCTTGGACTTGTGCATAGCTTCTCCTTTCTCGTCTAGACCCATACCTGTAATCCTAACGTACTTGAAAGCAGGTCTTCCTGTCAGCTGATATACTCTAAGTATGCTATAGTATAGCCAGGTTCTAATGATCTCATATCCTTGAGGTCTTAAAATATCGTTCTTCAATTTTTCATATAATTCATTGTCTCTCATGTACCCGGTGATATATAGGGAAGATATGCTTGAATCGAACCACGTATCAAATACCTTTTTCTCTCCTTCTAAGTAGCTCTTGTCAGCGCCACAGACAGGGCATTTTTCAAAAGGCGGTTCATCTTTCCATGGCCTATAGTATTTAAAGTCTTCTGGTACTAATATTGAATTGCATTTTTTGCACCTCCATGTAGGAATTTCTGTAGCGTAATACCTATCTCTAGAGATGGGCCAATCAGTCTTTATTGAGTTGATCCAGTCAATAAGCTTCTGCTTATGCATTTCAGGGTAAAACTTCATTTTATCAATAGCTTCTAAGAGCTTATCTTTAAATTCTATCTGCTTTAAAAAGTATTCTCTAACGTGAATAAATTCTATTGGAGTTCCGCATCTCCAGCAGACTGGTACCTTGTGCATAAGTTTTTCTTTTTTTACCATCAGACCTCTCTTTTCCAGCTCTTCAGCAATTTTAGTTCTAGCTTCATGCGTTTTCATCCCCTTTAGAAATCCTGCTTTTTCATTTAGTCTACCATCCCTGTCGACCACAATTTCAGGCTCTAAACCGAGCTCTCTAAACATCTTTATATCATCTTCATCTCCGTAGCTACATATCATGACAAGCCCGGTACCAAAGTTCGGGTCAGCGTTTTCATTCTTGTAAATTTTTAATTCTTTTTCATAGATTGGCGAAATGGCTGTTTTTCCCTCGAGCCCTGAATAGCGAGGATCAGATGGATGGTAAATTAAAGCCTTGCATGAGGAAAGTAGCTCTGGCCTTGTAGTTGCAACTGTCACGTAATCGTTAGTTTCCCTTATTTTAAATTTAATATAGTATAAGTATGTTTCGAGCTCTTTATATTCAAGTTCTGCATCGCTTAAGGTGGTTTTGCATCTTGGACACCAATTTACAGG harbors:
- a CDS encoding acylphosphatase, whose product is MPGLARVHIKVYGIVQGVFFRSFTRKVAKELNVKGWVRNCIDGSVEIVAEGEEDALFKLINEVKKGPPAAVVENVDVSWEEYRGEFDDFVIIR
- a CDS encoding NAD(P)/FAD-dependent oxidoreductase; its protein translation is MIKIVGGGPSGISFAISYLINSRKDEKIKVYDGERNYEKPCGEALLNLNMNIYYVEPEILHEIKDFYIYDGENLIEERHYSSGKWFIIDKRKWIEEHRRYAEKSGILLSYEKVNPFKEKNGSEDLVIDATGPFSFNKLRKIPIARAIISSDLSLESEVKLIFDAENIGFYWVFPSAGKLINVGYGSLLIKNPTSKLMEFMNKKFRNLRILNIKTSLITLQYRAKPIYTFGYTIGEANGTVFSLTGEGIRPSYVQSSLLGKFLIELRDFNKAYNTVINHADFKELSDQLKLQYNLLTIYQKLPLSMRRSLLRRIKHAIDDYITKNVIDPRKVLFKI
- a CDS encoding valine--tRNA ligase, whose protein sequence is MENNGSSNIIEEKRWDIKKENEIIERWKKENIGKFRKEDLGRKPTLVIDTPPPYPSGKWHVAGAAHYVHHDMIARFFRMIGYNVLLPFYADRNGLPVEVSVEKKTGINPHEVSSTPEGREKFLALCKKELDSIEEEMVKLLERLGCSYDYWKNGTDSEEYRKLTQATFRELWKKGLIYVAERPVNWCPRCKTTLSDAELEYKELETYLYYIKFKIRETNDYVTVATTRPELLSSCKALIYHPSDPRYSGLEGKTAISPIYEKELKIYKNENADPNFGTGLVMICSYGDEDDIKMFRELGLEPEIVVDRDGRLNEKAGFLKGMKTHEARTKIAEELEKRGLMVKKEKLMHKVPVCWRCGTPIEFIHVREYFLKQIEFKDKLLEAIDKMKFYPEMHKQKLIDWINSIKTDWPISRDRYYATEIPTWRCKKCNSILVPEDFKYYRPWKDEPPFEKCPVCGADKSYLEGEKKVFDTWFDSSISSLYITGYMRDNELYEKLKNDILRPQGYEIIRTWLYYSILRVYQLTGRPAFKYVRITGMGLDEKGEAMHKSKGNVIDPFPVIESYGADAFRFWAASAAKVGYDYRFNPNLLKTGLLFTTKLWNISRFISRFPDPGKEKAGKNTIDKAILEYTKMTLRKYISSFKEMDTYEPSNLVYSFTWDIFASNYIELVKQRAYNLNNEWSKEDQESAWATLHLVLRTILLMTAPIMPFISDEIWRLMKNCGSIHQASLTQEINAEEGINDKLTQIIDLMVKVNSDIWKYKKQNGLKFSDEIAKVVYIPQELKEAEKDLKALHKLKYISYEYPPPGEGAIKLDNIVYIEK